From Bradyrhizobium symbiodeficiens, the proteins below share one genomic window:
- a CDS encoding xanthine dehydrogenase family protein molybdopterin-binding subunit: MNFIDNPGKLHVFEKNGFEKNIKIEKVSRRSILKGLGITGGFVLAAPVMSRQAFAYETGAGKMPHGVVVDPRVFVAVGPDGIVTILAHRSEMGTGVRTSLPLIVAEEMEADWSRVKVKQAHGDEVKFGNQDTDGSRSTRHYLLPMRQIGASARTMLEQAAAKRWGVPATEVKAVNHEVVHSASGRKLGFGELAADAAKESMPSIEGLKLKDPKDFRYLGKGQVGIVDLHDITTGKALYGADVRLPGMKYAVIARPPVTGGKLVSFDPDAALKVPGVEKVMKVQGWPWPSKFQPLGGVAVIARNTGAAIKGRDALKLTWDDGANGKYDSVAYRKELEEASRKPGLVVRAEGDADAALKSADKVVVGEYYLPHLAHVSMEPPVAVADVKGDKAEIWAPVQSPGGTREDVAKTLGIPEGNVTVNVTLLGGGFGRKSKCDFALEAALLSKELGAPVKVQWTREDDVHHDFLHTVSVERIEAGLDKSGKVIAWRHRSVAPTIASTFAAGAKHAAPFELGMGLVDMPFEIANISCENPEAAAFTRIGWFRSVSNIPRAFAVQSMVGEIAAATGRDQKETLLALIGSPRIVKPAVKDMWNYGEPQDSYPIDTARLRKVVELVAEKGEWGRTVAKGHGLGIAVHRSFVSYIATIVEVAVDEKGKLSVPRVDTAIDCGTYVNPERIASQIEGAAIMGLSLAKYGAITFKDGKVEQKNFDDFQVIRMDESPVVTNVYIVPPGPDTPPSGVGEPGVPPFAPALMNAIFAATGKRIRSLPLGKQLEA; this comes from the coding sequence ATGAATTTCATCGACAATCCCGGCAAGCTCCATGTCTTCGAAAAAAATGGCTTCGAAAAGAACATCAAGATCGAGAAGGTCTCGCGCCGCAGCATCCTGAAGGGCCTTGGCATCACCGGCGGCTTCGTGCTGGCGGCACCCGTGATGTCGCGCCAGGCGTTTGCCTATGAGACCGGCGCGGGCAAAATGCCGCATGGCGTCGTGGTCGACCCGCGCGTGTTCGTCGCGGTCGGGCCCGACGGCATCGTCACCATCCTCGCCCACCGTTCCGAGATGGGCACAGGCGTCCGCACCAGCCTGCCGCTGATCGTGGCCGAGGAGATGGAAGCCGATTGGTCCAGGGTCAAGGTGAAGCAGGCCCATGGCGACGAGGTCAAGTTCGGCAACCAGGACACCGACGGCTCGCGCAGTACGCGGCATTATCTGCTTCCGATGCGCCAGATCGGCGCCTCCGCCCGCACCATGCTGGAGCAGGCCGCGGCGAAGCGCTGGGGTGTGCCGGCGACCGAAGTGAAGGCCGTCAATCACGAGGTCGTCCACAGCGCCAGCGGGCGCAAGCTCGGTTTCGGCGAACTCGCCGCGGATGCCGCCAAGGAATCGATGCCCAGCATCGAAGGCCTCAAGCTGAAGGATCCCAAGGATTTCCGCTACCTGGGCAAGGGCCAGGTCGGCATCGTCGATCTCCACGACATCACCACCGGCAAGGCGCTTTACGGCGCCGATGTGCGGTTGCCCGGCATGAAATATGCGGTGATCGCGCGTCCGCCGGTCACAGGCGGCAAGCTGGTTTCCTTCGATCCCGATGCGGCGCTGAAGGTTCCCGGCGTCGAGAAGGTGATGAAGGTTCAGGGCTGGCCGTGGCCCTCGAAGTTCCAGCCGCTCGGCGGCGTCGCGGTGATCGCCCGTAACACCGGCGCTGCGATCAAGGGCCGCGACGCCCTGAAGCTGACCTGGGACGATGGCGCCAACGGCAAATACGACTCGGTCGCCTATCGCAAGGAGCTCGAGGAGGCCTCGCGCAAGCCCGGCCTCGTCGTGCGCGCCGAGGGCGATGCCGACGCCGCGCTCAAGTCCGCCGACAAGGTCGTCGTCGGCGAATATTACCTGCCCCACCTCGCCCATGTCAGCATGGAGCCGCCGGTCGCGGTTGCCGACGTCAAGGGCGACAAGGCGGAGATCTGGGCGCCGGTGCAGAGCCCCGGCGGCACCCGCGAGGACGTCGCCAAGACGCTCGGTATCCCCGAGGGCAATGTCACCGTCAACGTGACGCTGCTCGGCGGCGGTTTCGGCCGCAAGTCGAAATGCGACTTCGCGCTCGAGGCCGCGCTGCTGTCGAAGGAGCTCGGTGCGCCCGTGAAGGTGCAGTGGACGCGCGAGGACGACGTGCACCACGACTTCCTGCACACCGTCTCGGTGGAGCGCATCGAGGCGGGCCTGGACAAAAGCGGCAAGGTGATCGCGTGGCGCCATCGCAGCGTCGCGCCGACCATCGCCTCGACCTTCGCTGCGGGCGCCAAGCACGCGGCGCCCTTCGAGCTTGGCATGGGACTCGTCGACATGCCGTTCGAAATCGCCAACATCTCCTGCGAGAACCCGGAGGCCGCGGCATTCACGCGCATCGGCTGGTTCCGCTCGGTCTCGAACATTCCGCGTGCGTTTGCGGTGCAATCGATGGTCGGCGAGATCGCAGCAGCAACCGGGCGCGACCAGAAGGAGACGCTGCTCGCGCTGATCGGCAGCCCGCGCATCGTCAAGCCCGCGGTGAAGGACATGTGGAACTACGGCGAGCCCCAGGACAGTTACCCGATCGACACCGCGCGCCTGCGCAAGGTGGTCGAACTGGTCGCCGAAAAGGGCGAATGGGGGCGGACGGTCGCCAAGGGCCATGGTCTCGGCATCGCCGTGCACCGCAGCTTCGTCAGCTACATCGCGACCATCGTCGAGGTGGCCGTCGACGAGAAGGGCAAGCTGAGTGTGCCGCGGGTCGACACCGCGATCGACTGCGGCACTTATGTCAACCCCGAGCGCATTGCCTCGCAGATCGAGGGCGCGGCGATCATGGGGCTGAGTCTTGCCAAATACGGCGCGATCACCTTCAAGGACGGCAAGGTGGAGCAAAAGAACTTCGACGACTTCCAGGTCATCAGGATGGACGAATCTCCCGTGGTGACCAACGTCTACATCGTGCCGCCCGGACCCGACACGCCGCCGAGCGGCGTGGGCGAGCCCGGCGTACCGCCGTTCGCACCCGCGCTGATGAACGCAATCTTCGCCGCGACGGGAAAACGCATCCGCAGCCTGCCGCTCGGCAAGCAATTGGAGGCGTGA
- a CDS encoding methanol/ethanol family PQQ-dependent dehydrogenase — translation MTKKQWYLSGFVAFTCLVSTAAIAGPIENYSPVTAQRLENPEPKNWMLYRRTYDGQGYSPLDQINTSNVKNLTPVWTFATGVVEGHQAPPIVNNGAMFVTTPMGQVIALNAKTGDEYWRYKRQLPDDLFQLHPTNRGVGLWEDKLYLATTDDHVVALDAKTGKVVWDTKVQDYRKGQYLTLMPLIVDGKVIVGGSGGEFGVRGYIVAYDAKDGKELWRTYTIPGEGEPGHDTWQGDDWKNGGGSAWMTGNYDKETKTIYWGVGNAAPWPGETHPGDNLYTASVLALDPDTGKIKAYHQYHQNDSWDWDEVEAPMLIDLQRNGRTIKSLVHPGRDAIFWVLERTPTKINYVAGWPFVYTDVWKGIDETGKPIVDPAHKPVIGKRVEFCPSLWGGKDWPSAAYSQRTGLVYVPANENFCGGFTGEKVPLKPGELWLGTKPEDIGLKTKPGADHFGELQAWDPATGKKVWQHDFPKSQLFGSVTATAGDLVFVGGTNDRNFRAFHAKTGELLWEQKTNSGIVGMPVSYEIDGTQYIAIQSGWGVDAQRIQDALVTNNIGIEANVPQGGVVWVFALKK, via the coding sequence ATGACCAAAAAGCAATGGTACCTGTCCGGCTTCGTCGCCTTCACCTGCCTCGTCTCGACCGCCGCGATCGCCGGCCCGATCGAGAATTATTCTCCGGTCACCGCACAACGATTGGAGAATCCGGAGCCAAAAAATTGGATGCTCTACCGGCGCACCTATGACGGACAGGGCTACAGTCCGCTCGACCAGATCAACACCTCGAACGTGAAGAACCTCACGCCGGTCTGGACCTTTGCCACCGGCGTGGTCGAAGGCCATCAGGCGCCGCCGATCGTCAACAATGGCGCGATGTTCGTGACGACCCCAATGGGTCAGGTGATCGCGCTGAACGCGAAGACCGGCGACGAATACTGGCGCTACAAGCGGCAGCTCCCTGACGATCTGTTTCAGCTGCATCCGACCAACCGGGGCGTAGGCCTGTGGGAGGACAAGCTCTACCTCGCCACCACGGACGATCACGTGGTCGCGCTCGATGCCAAGACCGGCAAAGTGGTGTGGGATACCAAGGTGCAGGACTACAGGAAGGGCCAGTATTTAACGCTGATGCCGTTGATCGTCGACGGCAAGGTCATCGTCGGCGGGTCCGGCGGCGAGTTCGGCGTGCGCGGCTATATCGTGGCCTATGATGCCAAGGACGGCAAGGAGCTGTGGCGGACCTACACCATCCCCGGCGAAGGCGAGCCCGGTCACGACACCTGGCAGGGCGACGACTGGAAGAACGGCGGTGGATCGGCCTGGATGACCGGCAATTACGACAAGGAGACCAAGACGATCTATTGGGGCGTCGGCAACGCCGCGCCATGGCCCGGCGAGACCCATCCCGGCGACAATCTCTACACCGCATCGGTGCTCGCGCTCGATCCCGACACCGGCAAGATCAAGGCCTATCACCAGTACCACCAGAACGATTCCTGGGACTGGGATGAGGTCGAGGCGCCGATGCTGATCGATCTGCAACGGAACGGTCGCACCATCAAGAGCCTGGTCCATCCGGGGCGCGACGCGATCTTCTGGGTGCTGGAGCGGACGCCGACCAAGATCAACTATGTCGCCGGTTGGCCATTCGTCTATACCGACGTCTGGAAGGGCATCGACGAGACTGGCAAGCCGATCGTGGACCCCGCGCACAAGCCGGTGATCGGCAAGCGCGTCGAGTTCTGTCCGTCGCTGTGGGGCGGCAAGGATTGGCCGTCGGCCGCCTACAGCCAGAGGACCGGCCTCGTCTACGTGCCTGCCAACGAGAATTTCTGCGGCGGATTCACCGGCGAGAAGGTCCCGCTCAAACCGGGTGAGCTCTGGCTCGGCACCAAGCCTGAGGACATCGGCCTGAAGACGAAGCCGGGCGCCGATCATTTCGGTGAGCTCCAGGCATGGGATCCCGCCACCGGCAAAAAGGTGTGGCAGCACGACTTCCCCAAGTCGCAGTTGTTCGGTTCGGTGACGGCGACGGCGGGCGATCTCGTCTTCGTCGGCGGCACCAACGACCGCAACTTCCGAGCCTTCCATGCCAAGACCGGCGAACTCCTGTGGGAGCAGAAGACCAATTCCGGCATCGTGGGCATGCCGGTGTCCTACGAGATCGACGGCACGCAGTACATCGCAATCCAGTCGGGCTGGGGCGTGGACGCTCAGCGCATCCAGGATGCGCTGGTGACCAACAATATCGGCATCGAAGCCAATGTGCCCCAAGGCGGCGTCGTCTGGGTCTTCGCACTCAAGAAATAG
- a CDS encoding ubiquinol-cytochrome c reductase iron-sulfur subunit — protein sequence MSRASFTTNSSSSENPGEPEADMCAEQTRRTVLLGALATTACLGCSAHARADEDPPGSDERPQKGDVLVFSEGDKEGKLITAADLPAGGPPVHAWPKDPKTSVVRSASRLNEILVIRLDPAELDDKTRARAVDGIIAYSAICSHAGCPVTAWVKSDVGDKEVFKCMCHNSEYDPRAGAQVVFGPAPRRLAALPLALADGSLSVAGNFIGKVGGVQPG from the coding sequence ATGTCCCGCGCATCCTTCACCACGAATTCCTCATCGTCCGAAAACCCTGGGGAGCCCGAAGCCGACATGTGCGCCGAGCAGACGCGGCGAACGGTCCTGCTCGGCGCACTTGCCACCACCGCGTGCCTCGGTTGTTCCGCGCATGCGCGCGCGGACGAGGATCCGCCCGGCTCCGACGAACGGCCCCAGAAGGGCGATGTGCTCGTCTTCTCCGAAGGCGACAAGGAGGGAAAGCTGATCACCGCGGCCGATCTGCCGGCAGGCGGACCGCCGGTGCATGCCTGGCCGAAGGATCCCAAGACATCTGTGGTGCGCAGCGCCTCTCGTCTCAACGAGATCCTGGTCATCCGGCTCGATCCGGCCGAGCTCGACGACAAGACGCGCGCGCGTGCCGTCGACGGCATCATCGCCTATTCGGCGATCTGCTCGCATGCCGGCTGTCCCGTCACCGCCTGGGTCAAGAGCGATGTCGGCGACAAGGAGGTGTTCAAGTGCATGTGTCACAACTCCGAATACGATCCTCGTGCGGGCGCACAGGTCGTGTTCGGCCCGGCGCCGCGACGGCTCGCGGCGCTGCCGCTGGCGCTGGCTGACGGCTCACTCAGCGTCGCCGGCAACTTCATCGGAAAGGTAGGTGGCGTGCAGCCAGGATGA
- a CDS encoding group III truncated hemoglobin, protein MSDRLKAEREAAVARRNLLTQDAIERTGITEEMISDLVTRFYGRVREDALLGPVFAIVKNWDEHLAKLRDFWSSVVLMSGRYHGSPMRAHMPLGLAGDHFDRWLDLFEQTAREVCPPPAATLFIDKARRIADSFEMASATVAGSIAAPRHVLRS, encoded by the coding sequence ATGTCGGATCGACTGAAGGCCGAGCGCGAAGCTGCGGTCGCACGGCGGAACCTGCTGACCCAGGATGCGATCGAGCGTACCGGGATCACCGAAGAGATGATCTCCGACCTTGTCACCCGTTTCTACGGGCGCGTGCGCGAGGATGCGCTGCTGGGACCCGTGTTCGCGATTGTGAAGAACTGGGACGAGCATCTCGCCAAGCTCAGGGATTTCTGGTCGTCGGTCGTCCTGATGAGCGGTCGCTATCATGGCTCGCCGATGCGGGCGCATATGCCGCTCGGTCTGGCCGGCGATCATTTCGACCGCTGGCTCGATCTGTTCGAACAGACGGCGCGTGAGGTTTGCCCGCCGCCGGCGGCCACACTGTTCATCGACAAGGCTCGGCGCATCGCCGACAGTTTCGAGATGGCATCGGCCACCGTCGCGGGTTCGATCGCCGCGCCACGCCACGTGCTCAGATCCTGA
- a CDS encoding 3-hydroxybutyryl-CoA dehydrogenase: protein MIQTVGIIGAGTMGNGIAQICAAAGLSVVMVDISDAAVNRGLSTVGGSLERLVKKEKMSAADRDAALKRITGTTDRARLTDCDLVIEAATENEELKVKILKDLCATLSPRTLLATNTSSISITKLAAATDRPDRFIGMHFFNPVPVMALLELIRGLQTSDDTHAKALDFAKRVGKVAITAKNSPGFAVNRILCPMINEAIFALQEGIATAEEIDAGMKLGCNHPIGPLALADLVGLDTMLSVMEVFYKGFNDPKYRPAPLLREMVDAGHLGRKTGQGFYTYGA from the coding sequence ATGATCCAGACCGTTGGCATCATCGGGGCAGGGACCATGGGGAATGGTATCGCGCAAATCTGCGCGGCGGCCGGGCTCTCTGTCGTGATGGTCGATATTTCCGATGCGGCGGTGAACCGCGGGCTGTCGACCGTCGGCGGCAGCCTCGAGCGCCTGGTCAAGAAGGAGAAGATGTCGGCGGCCGACCGCGACGCGGCGCTCAAGCGCATCACCGGCACGACGGACCGCGCCAGGCTTACCGATTGCGATCTCGTCATCGAGGCCGCAACCGAGAACGAGGAGCTCAAGGTCAAGATCCTGAAGGACCTCTGCGCCACGCTGTCGCCGCGCACGCTGCTCGCGACCAACACCTCGTCGATCTCGATCACGAAGCTCGCTGCGGCGACCGATCGTCCCGACCGTTTCATCGGCATGCACTTCTTCAACCCGGTGCCGGTGATGGCGCTGCTGGAACTGATCCGCGGCCTGCAGACTTCCGACGATACCCACGCCAAGGCACTCGATTTCGCCAAGCGCGTCGGCAAGGTGGCGATCACCGCCAAGAACAGCCCGGGCTTCGCCGTCAACCGCATCCTGTGCCCGATGATCAACGAGGCGATCTTCGCCCTCCAGGAAGGGATCGCGACCGCGGAGGAGATCGACGCCGGTATGAAGCTCGGTTGCAACCACCCGATCGGGCCGCTGGCTCTGGCCGATCTCGTCGGGCTCGACACCATGCTTTCGGTGATGGAGGTCTTTTACAAGGGCTTCAACGACCCCAAATACCGTCCGGCCCCCTTGCTCAGGGAAATGGTCGATGCCGGCCATCTCGGCCGCAAGACGGGGCAGGGCTTTTACACATACGGCGCCTGA
- the pstS gene encoding phosphate ABC transporter substrate-binding protein PstS → MKNHIKPSIILTALLVATQGVAAETRGAGSTFISPVMAKWTDAYKAGTGNVVSYKAVGSGTGLGLIMKEAVDFGASDMPLARKELDRLGLMQFPIVIGGVVPVVNIEGIKPGQIRFTGQVLADIYLGKLKFWNDPALGAINPDVRLPNTAITVVHRIDGSGTTFNWSNYLSKVSPQWKASMGEGTSVEWPLGLGGRGNDGVASLVSLVPGAIGYLEYTYALQRLDRISFGIVQNSAGNYVVPDAASFQAAAANADWKAEKDFHLVLTNAPGEDAYPITATTFVLMPKAPKSPERSAAAIDFMRWLLENGRSQAETLNYVPLPPALIDQIERYWRESAGAAPTISASTKVKH, encoded by the coding sequence ATGAAGAACCACATCAAGCCATCCATCATCCTCACCGCTCTGCTCGTCGCCACACAAGGCGTGGCTGCCGAAACCAGAGGCGCCGGCTCAACCTTCATTTCGCCCGTGATGGCGAAATGGACCGACGCGTACAAGGCCGGGACCGGCAACGTAGTCAGCTATAAAGCCGTCGGCTCCGGCACCGGCCTCGGCCTGATCATGAAGGAAGCCGTCGATTTCGGCGCCAGCGACATGCCGCTCGCCCGGAAGGAGTTGGACAGGCTCGGCCTGATGCAATTCCCGATCGTGATCGGAGGCGTCGTGCCGGTGGTTAACATCGAGGGCATCAAGCCTGGCCAGATCCGCTTCACCGGGCAGGTGCTCGCCGACATCTACCTCGGCAAGCTCAAATTCTGGAACGATCCCGCTCTCGGCGCGATCAACCCCGACGTGAGATTGCCGAACACTGCGATCACGGTGGTTCATCGCATCGATGGCTCCGGCACGACGTTCAACTGGTCGAACTACCTCTCGAAGGTCAGCCCGCAATGGAAAGCCAGCATGGGCGAAGGCACCTCCGTCGAGTGGCCGCTCGGCCTCGGCGGCCGGGGCAATGACGGCGTCGCTTCGCTCGTCAGCCTCGTCCCCGGCGCGATCGGCTATCTCGAATACACTTACGCGCTGCAACGGCTCGACCGGATTTCCTTCGGGATCGTGCAGAACAGCGCCGGCAATTATGTCGTGCCCGACGCGGCATCATTTCAGGCGGCGGCAGCGAATGCGGATTGGAAGGCGGAGAAGGATTTCCACCTCGTGCTTACCAACGCGCCCGGTGAAGATGCCTACCCCATCACGGCGACGACGTTCGTGCTCATGCCGAAGGCTCCGAAATCACCGGAACGATCGGCAGCCGCCATCGACTTCATGCGCTGGCTGCTCGAGAACGGCAGGTCCCAGGCCGAAACGCTCAACTACGTCCCGCTCCCGCCCGCCTTGATCGACCAGATCGAGCGCTATTGGCGGGAAAGCGCCGGGGCAGCCCCCACGATCTCGGCATCGACCAAGGTCAAGCACTAA